The sequence GAGAAAGGTTAGCCTTTACCAGGTTCCCGTAGGTTACTAAGAGATAGTAGAAATGGGCACAAAGAGACTGGTTCAGTACAAAGGGCGACATAtttgatgaaaataaaaatcgGCTACGTATACGTACTGTATACAGATAAATGAAGTGAGAAACGTTAGCCTTTACCAGCCCCTTGTATGTTAATGCAAAATAAAGTAGAAATTGGCAGAAACATACAGGGAATAATATGCCAGAGGCCAGTAAGCCGACCATTGGAGTACATTTTTCAACCTAGGAAAAATTTGTTTGCAtagccggcttactcctctgacgTATATGGTCAATTTCGACAATCTTTCAAACACCTGGAGACTACATTGAAAGCCTAGTCCTTTGAAAACCAAACGGAGAAATCAAACTTACTGTCGCAGATAGACTGTCCAATTCGTTGCGCGTGATCGTTTATGGCTTCCGCGAGAGCCCCGTAATCATCCACCCTAAATACCCTGTCCTGGTCGCCTGCAATGTCCAACAGGGTTTGGTCGGTGATGTCCAAACGGTGCCCAACGCCAATCGCAAACACGGTTACACCTTGTTGCCTCAGTCGCTCTGCTGGAGCTGCTACTTCATCATGGGGGACATCGTCCGTGAGGACGACCAGAATCGGAAGAACGTTGTCTCTAGCGCCGTTGGCTTGGGTGAAGGAGTTGGTGCGAACGTAGTCCAGAGCTTCTCCTGTATACGTTCTGCCTCTGTCGTAGTCGATGTTCCTCACGGCCGTGTCGAAATCGTTCCTGTTGTCGAACTCGTTGAGGCGAACATGGGTCACTTCCGCGCCACTGTCGCTGAAGGTGACCACTCCGACCCTCGTGGCGTCTTGCGCGAACTCGAAGTTGCTGGTCACTTCGATGACGAAGTCCTTCGACGTCTCGAAGCCACCAGCCCTCACGCTTTCCGAGCTGTCTACCAGGAAGACAAGGTCTACCGGCTGGGCGCATTGACCTGAAACAGCAGACGCGAGATGTATTGGtcaaacttagccacgtttaGGACTGTGTTCtagccgcaaaagcgccacctacatcggcttcATTTGGCGGCGAGATGCAGTACGAGAGAtagaagatgtctgacaggcatcgaaacgtaagcataTAAGAAACACTGGTTATGAataagacttttttttaaatcctatGTTATACCAACCTAATAGAAATCATTGTTGGAATGTATTTTAGACCTAACTTAAACTTAGAAATGTGATTTTCGATCCCTTTTATCGGAATGATTCATTTACATCCATTCGTCATTGGTTACGTAGGTCAACTAGGTATAAATACTAGTCATCTTCATGCAAATTAAAAGTCAGAAATGTCATAAAATCAATTCTTTATCAATTTACAGGTATTGAATGTTAAATGTCCACATTATTGTTTTTATGGTTTTGAGTGATACAACACCAATCTTATCTTTGTGGATGATCCTATATTTACCATTCTACACTCCGACATACCATGACAAAAATTGCGGTAGGTGAATCTAAATTCCGTTACCTGTTGGAGACGGCGTCTGCTGTCCAACGACTGAAAACAAAAAGTGATGAAAGATGATTAGTATTTATGTAATTAGACAGGAATTAATACAAGGAAACACAGAGTTTTACATCGCCATGACCACATTATGATATTCAGTGGGTGACTGTGTACCACGCTCTTAAGATCATTCTAGATCATGACGTATAGGCTATGACGTATGAAGTATAAGTCACGATAAACTTATGAACTTATAACTTCCCATAAAGGAGCCCTAAATCCAGAACAAAGTTCTTTTTGGTTTATATGAATTCTATAAAGTAAAGAATTCATATAGCATcacatttttgaaaataaatcaatattCCACCACACACAAATATCATTAGAACCTtgcgcatcaaaaagcattcagtgttcaactccccaagTTCTCCCTAATTATATTAATCAATCTTAGCCCATGGCTGAATACACTGTACCTTACACCGCCTGACGAAAGGTAGGCTACAAATTTATTTCAGTGACGATAAGGAAAACTCTTGTTACGTGTTCTTAAATGTTTTATGAAGAATTGCCCCTCCTGGTGTTCTTATTGTCCCTCATTTATGTCAAAAATATTCTCCATAAAGGCAGTGTATATGCGTATAGGAAATACATGTGTAGGGTCTGTATGGGTTTAGTGTGTGTTATGAATTGTGTACAAACACGTCGCGTACTATACTTTACCACAAATGAAACTCTACAAAACGTGTTCTGATAATGTATACATTGATACATCATATAATGACAAACCATACCCTTTCTGGCGTTATGTGTTCCTTTAACATAAAAAAGTGATATAAAGTCAacgtttataaaaaaaatactatgaGAATACAAGGATCTTGAATGTTTGAAGGTAAGATATAAACATTTGCATGTCAAGGCATTGTTATCTTTTTATATTACTTTTGCCCCTGGGCTAATGTCATTGCCTCTCTTAGTAGCCTTTTTAGTTCTGGTTAATTAGATTATCAAATAGTGATACACATGTAAACCACTACTCtgtcttccttccttcctttcaaAGTCCTCGAAATTATTATCAATGAACAAAATACGTCAACTGGGGAAACTAGAATAAGCAACACATGTACGTAATTTAGTTTTACCAAAAAAATTACAACACAGGAACAAAGTGGTGGTCAGAGGTCAACGCAAATATCATATACTACTAAATCAACGTAACGTTTATGCTTTGAACATACATAATTATTGTTTACAACCGGGATGGTCATAATGACAAAGAAATTAATATTCAACAATCAATAGACCAATCAATTTTTAGTGATTAACATGGGAGACAATGTCTGAGCTGAGCTGAGTAACAACTTAGAAATTTTAACATTGTGCACACCCAATTCACAATAGTTTAACAGGTCATTAGAGTCCATGTATGTGTACTATCTGGGGGAAGATTTCAttgccatgacgtcatcagcgcCTTACCCACCAGGACCCGGATGTTCAGTTGATAGATTACAATAGCAGGGAGTGATACGTGTAagcgaggtgtggctctcctcaaatgcgtatatgggacctccatttcaTATAGTCATAGGTTGTACACTGCAATAATCCTTTAATTTAATTGTTTACgatcaatgtgtgtgtgtgtgtgtgtgtgtgtgtgtgtgtgtgtgtgtgtgtgtgtgtgtgtgtgtacatgtgtgtgtgtgtgtgtgtgtaaggagagaaagagagaggggggagaagGTATACAAAGGGCCACTTGAGAGCTAACAGAACTTTTTCaatcatgttgacattttgaatACCTCGGTCGTTCTTCTCGTCAAAGATACGGCCCTAAACTAGGAACTAACTGAGCAAAGATAAGGAAATAAACGTTAAGTACCCAAGGGCAATACGCGGTGCCATACcaacggattcgaaccaagAACCACTGGGTTTTCAGCCAAACACtgtctttgttgttttcttttgttgtctgAACCAACGATGTTTGAAGCTCGTTTACCATTTACAGAAGTATTCAACAACAAAATCGGTCATTATGCTTGACCTGGTATTCCATTAAAATGGCTCTCTGACTTGGGTGTGACTACAGATAGTTTAACATACTACTCATCGTTCACAGGTACTGATTCATCTTTTCTACGTCATTATACCCGCCTTTTTCACTGGGGCGGCAACGAAATTTTCCATGTCGTAAACTTTCGTCTATTTATTCGAATGGTCGTCcccattactctccaagcagaagttggacTCCGGCTATTTTTTGGCATTCATAGTCGTTTTCatcaggctttttattttgtacttaaaTCTTGATGTGTTCAGaccaaaagacatcaaaatttcaatacaaaataaaaagcaagACAAAAACGtccaaaaacagccggaacctaacctctgcctggagagcaGTCCCCGTATCGTGGACCATATCCGAGCGTTTTATAACTTTTAGGGGGGGATGAAAAGAAGCAAAAACCTATGTAAAGCAACGCTTTAATTACAAATATTCCGCAGTATCAAAAGAAAAGTGCATCAtctcggattcgaacccgacaCACCTCTTTATCCCCTATCAACTACTCAAAGAAACACCACAATGTCGATAAAGCGTGCTAATACAATTACGGGCGCGGTCAAATAGGTCGTGCGAGAGGATATAGGGATGGAGGGACATAGACAGAAGAGAGAGACAGagcctgtgtgtgtgcgtgtgtgcacgCGTGTGTGCACGTTTGTaaatgtgtgtgcgtgtgtgtgtgtatgtgtgtatgtgtgtgtgtgtgtgtgtgtgtgtgcggttgcgggtgtgtgtctgtgtgtgtgtgtgtgtgtgtgtgtatgtgcgtgtgtgtgtgcgtgtgcgggTGTGTGCACGCggttgtgtgtgcgtgtacgtgtgtgtgagtatgtgcgTGCAGTGCGCGTGCTCGCGggtgtatacgtgtgtgtgtgtgagagagggagagagatagatagataaaagatatacaaatgGCCACTTGATAGATCAGCAATTACTAATAATAAGAGGATACCTCGCTCATTCTACTTAACAAAGCATCGCTCTCTTCTACCCCAGACAGCAGGTTATATTTGCCCCCAAGGAACACGCTGTATGTTGACCTTTGAAAGTGACATATTCTGTCTACTGTATGAATTTATGAAATGATCATAGGCTTTGTCTATACCTTCTTGGGGGAAAGAGTTGTAGGCAGAGTAGAATAGCTTGAAACACACTCCATAAATGTATGTAAAGTAAAGTTATAACACGAAAAACTAGCAAAAAAAATCGTAATAAAAAGATTTATGACTCAtattcttcccgccaaaataaACAGCGCCAACTGATTTCTTCCGGCTCATTTGAAGGCATAAATGGCTGAACACCATCGATCACAATGACTCGTACGTTAGTGACACAGATATTATCAGTGACATAGATTCGAAAACAACGACTGCTTCAAAGGTAAAGGTCGTCTGTATATGTAATTAAGCcaccttcgcagacttctagagCGGCGGCGTTTATATTAAATTTGGAGAGCGCTGGTTCGCTATttccaacatgggctaaggttctCTAGGACAGGAAAACAATACTCCCTTTCCCGTCATAGACAAAGAAATTTAGCGCATGTTGAAAATAGCAAATCGGGGcttcccccccaaaaaaaacgcaGTCACTcaagaagtctgcgaaggaggctactcTTAATGGCGACAGTATTATATGTCAACGAAGCATGTGCAAATTAAATAAACGGCTGAAAGGACTCTACGACTCTTGCACCTTCAGTGTAGTAGTTGGTATCTCACCCAGTGCGCAAATTTGACTGGTGTGGTGCAATGAAAATGAATGTGCTGAAATATTCGTCAAATCACTAATGTCATTTTGTTTTCGTGTTTTCTTATATCATTTTCAAGATTTAAACCACTGTTTTGTATTGCATACACAACATCGAAAATCTAGAAACGATCCATTCAAAATTATGCTGAATCTAACTTAGTCATTGGTCTCCCACATTTTGGTGTTTAAAAAATTTCGGAAATTTGTACGTTAGTTCACCAGGGCTCTCATACACCCCTCCCCACTCCCCGTAAACTAACCCGCCCAATGAACATCGTTCCCGCCAAAAATAAATGGCGCCAATTGATTTCTTTCAGTTCGTTAAAGCACATAACTGAGTGAATGTCAACGATCGCATTATGCGTTAGTCACATAGATGTGATCTGCCAAACATGTAACAACGACTTCCttaaaaggaaaaggtcaccTATATTACtctactactctccaagcagaggtttggctctggctgtttttttttaggtttttTATTCTAGGTTTTGACTAGtatacaagataaaatataaaatagaaagccagacaaaaacgaataaaaaaacgttacaaaaacagccggagcataACCTCGGCTTGGGGAGTTACTAAGTCTCCACGCCATTTCTGTTTATAAATAATACGTATGGGAATGAAATGAACGGTATTTCACACCCTGTGTTTCTGTGCACACAACCAAAACTCCTCAGCCACTCTTCTATACTACCTAATAAGatgttggtattttcttaccAATTGCAGGGCACATTTTGTCATGAATACCAGGGAAAATTGTATTGCCAATGTGGTAAGAGTATTGAATTTCGTTCAGTGTATGATGTCGCCCTGTATTATTTCTATAGCTTAAGCAGTTTTAGCAAGGAGATAAATCCCTCTTGAGCCTGAATAAAAACTTCAACATTTAAGCTATGAAATCGTGTAGAACCGTCCAGGACGTAGTttgttacccccccccccccccccctccactacacggtgatcgcgctgcgctctcactgcgacctaaataggatatgtgtaaccttcgctttcaaactggttatatcatacaaaagtaaaagtgtgactgagaagataaCAAACACAagtgtaactagaaaggccgacatttgcttgagagcaaatacagcatatttcagccatctccctcctcatgtaagaatagactgttccaaaatcacccatgtgcaaaaatggaacacttctgcttaaaatgacttctaactactaatcacacttatgagcaaaaatgaatcttacaaaacctccttcaagaatggactattctagtgcaccccatgtagaaAGTTAAAATAGACGActtcaaaaacacttccgctaagtaatggaattttgaatcatcagccgtccaaaaccaaaaatgaaaaaaaaaacctctgtgcaagaatcgactcttcctgttatacccctatgtaaattggagcgatccaaaaataaatcagctaaaataggacaTCGACATAATcaacaaagtccacaaaatgaatttaaaagaatacccccttcgtcgaagaatggtATCTCCCAGCACACCCTGTTTACAATTGCACAatagtccagaaatactcacagtacatggccttttgtataataagcaacccagtccaaaactgaattttaaaaaagtcccccgtgcatgaatggactcttccagataacaccaggcttgctaattggctgccaaatcctccTCATGTGCAGTCTTCAGGTGCGGGTCAaattccattcaacaaatggaattcggaatcatcacccatgtccaaaactgaattttttaaaaatcccccctatgtgcaaaaatggactgtcccagtagtagtcttacttatgtcaagtggttcagtgcaaaaacacttccgctaaaaaaacattggcattatcaccaaagtctaaaagtaaatttttaaaaacaccccctgtccaacaatggactcttccagcaaaacgAGCTTGCTCATTGGCTGgtcattaattggatttaccttgtcccccaaccacctggatgtctatggactaggtaggtaggtagataattggatctacctggcacacctgtggccctgacacaccagaatgacctagaggtcgttgacctcggcacttcaatctcacatatccaaaactctcccacaaaaacctccttaaggagccattttgaagtgatttataccaaatattatacatggatcctttgaataagtatctagggcacctctgtcccaaatttcaggtcatttggatgtaataccatggtacagggggccaaattatacagttttggtccaaaagttgcaataaaaccttaataaaatcatttaaggagcagatatgaaaaaaattaaaaaaacacattttggtattggctcactctacccttgtgccaaatttcaggtcattcggtccaggaacggcggagatgaatcactttgaagatttgacaggagaaagaaagaaagaaagaaacattacgaatacaatatatttcaccatactatgtatggctgaaatataaaaagattcgtttcttttctatacaattcgttgagcgatatgtcaaattctaggtcacagagagagcgcggcgagagcgccgtcctagtggaaagggagtaTTATAAGGCAAGCAATTTTGCTCAAAATTGTAGTCTTTTTGTGGGGAGAGGGATTTTGGAGATAAGCGCACCTCAAACAGCGAGTGAAACATCACACGATCGGTGATCGCTGGCCAGCTTCCAAGTCTTACTGAAGCCAGTCAGACAAAAAAGGCACAACTATAACAACGAGGGATTAGTATCCCGTGGAGCTCAAAATATATAGCAAGAAACTACATACTACTAGCACTTTGGCGATCACTCACCTGTGTTCAAATGGGTGGTTGACAAAGCagcaagaagaaaagaaagaaatttcacCAAACGCACTGAAGTACCCATCCTCTCCTCCTGGTACGACATGTAGCCGACTTGTGCCCGATTCCCTCCCGAGGAATCGCAAATGTCTCCCGATTTCTAAGGCCCAAAGTTTGAGGGGGAAAATCCGTGATACGAATCCAAACTGAATGCTGCCTTATAGCTCTCGCGATTGCTAATTACAAAGTCaagaagaattttaaaaatcCGAGATAAAAAGAATCCAACATGAATCCTGCTTCGCGCTTGTCAAAACTCGACTGAATTGTGAACAAAGGGTCCCACAGATGTTAGGCGTTACCAATACTGTGTCACACACGTTAAAGCAATGACGTTATCCAAGGCGCGCCAGAGCCGAGCAAATTGTGCACAATTTTGCATCAATCATTTTCGTCAATTACCCCGTTAAGGTGacatctcattgcacttggggccgCCACCAGTGCGACAATGCGGGGTTTGTAATATTACAAAGAATTTCAGAGGTtaagaacggattttcttacGTCTTGCGTAttgtgttgtcttctaagtcatgcttttacgcAAGACGCAAtatataaatcatacaaatcggcgaaaataacacattAGTGAACGAACCATGCAGtaccgcaccggtaccccaagtgcagtgagataccaccattaGTCCAGATGATATATCAGTCCACTTGGCTATCCGTGTCATAACCTGCAAAGTGAATGGCAAAAAAACAGAAGTACCTGATCgtaattgtacattttaaaacagCTTTTTCTACTTCCAAAGTGTCTAAattttaaatgaatgaatcCGTGCAACAATAGGTAAATTTTACAATGAGTTGGGTATTTGATATCCAGTTATATCCTTCATTTTTTCGATAAGTGTATTTTTTAGACACACTGTAGGAAGACAAAATGTGCCTTTTTTCGCAAACGTTGATAAACCAGATATGGTGTGATTTAAGCGCTCAAGTCAATCTGTTAACAACATTGTATGAAAGGGCGACAGTAACGATTAAGCTTTTGAGCTGTAAGACCTATTGTTGAATAAATAGTTGACATTCACAGGGCATACAGTCAGAGTGGACTATACCATTATTGATCGTTGTCGAGGAAGATAAGccaagaagaagaggaagaagataGAGACCTTGTTTAAAGTTCAACGCTGTAGTATAAATCCAACATTTTTATGTAATCTTTTGTTCATGCGTAATAATATATCATCTTTTGTTGTAGGGCCTAATGGTTAAATGTAATGTATTTTACTACGTTTACTTTCGTGTCCAATCATACAGGAATAaaggatgaaaattgatgaatgaatgagtgaac comes from Branchiostoma floridae strain S238N-H82 chromosome 2, Bfl_VNyyK, whole genome shotgun sequence and encodes:
- the LOC118431734 gene encoding cartilage matrix protein-like encodes the protein MSYQEERMGTSVRLVKFLSFLLAALSTTHLNTVVGQQTPSPTGQCAQPVDLVFLVDSSESVRAGGFETSKDFVIEVTSNFEFAQDATRVGVVTFSDSGAEVTHVRLNEFDNRNDFDTAVRNIDYDRGRTYTGEALDYVRTNSFTQANGARDNQLQQSD